Proteins from a single region of Oncorhynchus keta strain PuntledgeMale-10-30-2019 chromosome 20, Oket_V2, whole genome shotgun sequence:
- the LOC118381923 gene encoding melanocortin receptor 5-like — translation MNPMEEMTTMSLFANSSELYYNPNTTVAPNFLTKPKACEQLNIATEVFLILGIISLLENILVICAIIKNKNLHSPMYFFVCSLAVADMLVSVSNAWETIIIYLLTNRQLIVDDHFIRQMDNVFDSMICISVVASMCSLLAIAVDRYVTIFYALRYHSIMTHRRAALIIGAIWTFCTGCGIVFIMYSDTTPVIICLVSMFFTMLVLMASLYSHMFMLARSHVKRIAALPGYNSIHQRASMKGAITLTILLGIFIVCWAPFFLHLILMISCPRNLYCVCFMSHFNMYLILIMCNSVIDPLIYAFRSQEMRKTFKEIIGCYSLRNVFECLPVCYKPGVP, via the coding sequence ATGAACCCTATGGAGGAAATGACGACCATGTCTCTGTTCGCCAACTCCAGCGAGCTGTACTACAACCCCAACACCACCGTGGCCCCTAATTTCCTCACCAAACCCAAGGCCTGTGAGCAGCTCAACATCGCCACAGAGGTCTTCCTCATCCTGGGTATTATCAGTTTGTtggagaacatcctggtcatctgCGCCATCATCAAGAACAAGAACCTCCACTCCCCCATGTACTTCTTTGTGTGTTCCCTGGCTGTGGCCGACATGCTGGTCAGCGTTTCCAACGCCTGGGAAACCATCATCATCTACCTGCTGACCAACCGGCAGCTCATTGTGGACGACCATTTTATTCGTCAGATGGACAACGTCTTTGACTCCATGATCTGTATATCAGTGGTGGCGTCTATGTGTTCTCTCCTGGCTATCGCTGTGGACCGGTATGTGACCATCTTCTACGCTCTGCGTTACCACAGCATCATGACCCATAGACGGGCCGCTCTCATCATCGGAGCCATCTGGACCTTCTGCACGGGCTGCGGCATCGTCTTTATCATGTACTCCGACACCACCCCTGTTATCATTTGCTTGGTGTCCATGTTCTTCACCATGCTAGTGCTCATGGCCTCGCTGTACAGCCACATGTTCATGCTGGCTCGCTCCCACGTCAAGCGCATCGCGGCTCTGCCAGGGTACAACTCCATCCACCAGAGGGCCAGCATGAAGGGAGCCATCACTCTCACAATCCTCCTGGGCATCTTCATCGTCTGCTGGGCACCCTTCTTCCTCCACCTTATCCTGATGATCTCCTGCCCCAGGAACCTGTACTGTGTGTGCTTCATGTCTCACTTCAACATGTACCTCATCCTcatcatgtgtaactctgtgatcgACCCTCTGATCTACGCCTTCAGGAGTCAGGAGATGAGGAAAACCTTTAAGGAGATTATTGGTTGCTACAGCCTGAGGAACGTGTttgagtgtctccctgtgtgcTATAAACCTGGAGTGCCATAG